One genomic segment of Hymenobacter psoromatis includes these proteins:
- a CDS encoding RNA polymerase sigma factor: MEDHEILTKFQDPASRNLAFNQLVRKYQQKVYWHVRKMVVDHDDADDLTQDVFVKVWKNLGNFRQDAQLFTWIYRIATNECLSFLQSKRRKFFLPLNDVGAELAAKLEAYPAVAGDEIELKLQKAILRLPDKQRLVFNLRYYDEMPYEQMAQVTGTSVGALKASYHHAARKIEEYVTAADMLSTTAEDAD, from the coding sequence TTGGAAGACCACGAAATCCTTACCAAGTTTCAGGACCCCGCCAGCCGTAACCTGGCCTTTAACCAGCTGGTACGCAAGTACCAGCAGAAGGTGTATTGGCACGTGCGCAAGATGGTGGTGGACCACGATGATGCCGACGACCTCACGCAGGACGTATTTGTAAAGGTGTGGAAAAACCTGGGGAATTTTCGGCAGGATGCCCAACTCTTCACCTGGATTTACCGCATTGCGACCAACGAGTGCCTAAGCTTTTTACAGAGTAAGCGGCGCAAGTTTTTCCTACCCCTTAATGACGTGGGGGCCGAGCTAGCCGCCAAGCTGGAAGCCTACCCCGCCGTGGCCGGCGATGAGATTGAGCTGAAGCTGCAAAAAGCCATTTTGCGGCTCCCCGACAAGCAGCGGTTGGTCTTCAACCTGCGTTATTATGATGAGATGCCCTACGAGCAGATGGCGCAGGTGACGGGCACCAGCGTGGGAGCCCTCAAGGCGAGCTACCACCACGCCGCCCGCAAGATTGAAGAATATGTGACGGCGGCTGATATGCTGAGTACGACCGCCGAAGACGCCGATTAA
- a CDS encoding vWA domain-containing protein, which yields MACALVVAAFQGRAQNAPPEKPKVTRILFLLDASGSMMAPWEGKPRWEVAKRLLAKMADSLNAYPNLELGLRVYGHQHPNAEQNCEDSRLEVPFAPKNAAAIKARLKTLKAQGNTPITYSLEQSAKDFPQDKASRNVLLLITDGVESCKGDPCAASLALQRKHIFLKPFVIGIGAEKDFGKALECLGKYYNAAEVKTFQTVLNDVIAQTLAKTTVAVNLTDEAGRPVESNVNMTFVNNVTGQPEYNYVHYRDAQGKADVVDIDALQSYDLIINTVPAVRQANLAIRAGKANVLTFKTPQGLLHLQPPAVTPNPYGATVQAVVHPAANPGAGLALPFGSRQKLLAGTYEVEMLTLPRTVQRVSVYQGQTATVSYAAPGTLNITSDLKGFGSLYKLNDDESQTWIYNLPETSSRVNLAMQPGAYRLVFRTATSNGSKFTDVRNFTIRSAQTTSLSIFGR from the coding sequence ATGGCTTGCGCATTAGTAGTGGCTGCTTTCCAGGGCCGGGCACAGAACGCGCCACCGGAAAAGCCCAAGGTTACGCGCATTTTGTTCTTGCTCGACGCCTCGGGCTCCATGATGGCCCCCTGGGAGGGCAAGCCGCGCTGGGAGGTAGCCAAGCGCCTGCTGGCCAAGATGGCCGACTCGCTCAACGCCTACCCCAACCTGGAACTCGGACTGCGCGTGTATGGCCACCAGCACCCCAACGCCGAGCAAAATTGCGAAGACTCGCGCCTCGAAGTGCCCTTCGCGCCTAAGAATGCGGCCGCCATTAAGGCGCGGCTCAAGACGCTGAAGGCGCAGGGCAACACGCCCATTACGTACTCGCTGGAGCAGTCGGCTAAAGACTTTCCGCAGGATAAAGCCTCGCGCAACGTGCTGCTGCTCATTACGGATGGGGTAGAGTCGTGCAAGGGCGACCCCTGCGCGGCCTCGCTGGCGTTGCAGCGCAAGCACATTTTTTTGAAACCCTTTGTGATTGGGATTGGGGCAGAAAAAGACTTTGGGAAAGCGCTCGAATGCCTGGGTAAATACTACAACGCGGCCGAGGTCAAGACCTTCCAGACGGTGCTCAACGACGTGATTGCCCAGACGCTGGCCAAAACCACGGTGGCCGTGAACCTGACCGACGAGGCCGGCCGGCCAGTGGAGTCGAACGTGAACATGACGTTCGTCAACAACGTGACCGGGCAGCCGGAATACAACTACGTGCATTACCGGGATGCGCAGGGCAAAGCCGACGTGGTAGACATCGACGCCTTGCAGAGTTATGACCTCATTATCAACACGGTGCCGGCCGTGCGTCAGGCCAATCTGGCTATTCGGGCGGGTAAGGCCAACGTCTTGACTTTCAAAACACCGCAGGGCCTGCTGCATTTGCAGCCGCCCGCCGTTACGCCCAATCCTTACGGCGCGACGGTGCAGGCCGTGGTGCACCCGGCCGCCAACCCCGGCGCTGGGCTGGCCCTACCCTTCGGCAGCCGCCAGAAGCTGCTGGCCGGCACCTACGAGGTGGAGATGCTGACGCTGCCACGCACCGTGCAGCGCGTGAGTGTGTACCAGGGCCAGACCGCGACCGTGAGCTACGCCGCGCCCGGCACGCTCAATATTACGTCCGACCTGAAGGGTTTTGGCAGCCTCTACAAGCTTAATGATGACGAGTCGCAGACCTGGATTTATAACCTACCTGAAACCAGCAGTCGTGTGAACCTGGCCATGCAGCCGGGCGCGTACCGGCTGGTTTTTCGCACCGCCACCAGCAACGGCAGCAAGTTTACGGACGTGCGCAACTTCACTATTCGCTCGGCGCAAACAACTTCGCTGAGCATTTTTGGGAGGTAA